The window CGGAAAATTCAGCTAATGTAGTGGCTCTCATTTACGCTCATTTTCCTGAAGAATTAAGAAAGCTTGCTCATCAAAAAGCCATAAAATGGTTGAAGCCTGGAGGGAAAATAATATTGGAAGCTTTTAATCCAGATCAAATCAATAATAATTCTGGAGGACCCAAAAATGTAGAGATGTTATATACAAAAGAAATCCTTAAAGAAGATTTTAAAGATTTAAATATAGAATTGCTGGAAATTACAGAAACACATTTAACAGAAGGAAAATATCATGAAGGAAAAGCTGATATTATCCGCTTAATTGCAACTAAACCTTAACAATAAATAAAAACTATCAATTATGGATACTGAAATCTTAGCAAGAATACAGTTTGCCTTTACAGTGGCCTTCCATTACATCTATCCACCTTTAAGCATTGGATTAGGAGTAATATTAATCATTATGGAAGGGATGTACTTGAAAACAAAAAAAGAGTTATATCATAAAATGACCCGTTTTTGGGTTAAGATTTTTGCTCTCATATTCGGAATTGGAGTAGCTACTGGAATTGTAATGGAGTTTGAATTCGGAACGAATTGGGCAACCTATTCACGCTATGTCGGAGATATATTTGGTTCTGCTTTAGCTGCTGAGGGTTTATTTGCTTTTGCACTAGAATCAGGATTTCTTGGGGTATTGCTTTTTGGATGGAATAGAGTTTCACCCGTTGTTCATTTTATTTCTACTATTGGAGTTGCTTTTGGTTCTATGTTTTCAGCTGTTTGGATAGTGGTAGCCAATAGTTGGCAACAAACCCCTGCTGGTTTTAAAATAGTGGGAGAGGGTTTAAACCAAAAGGCAGAAATTACTGATTTCTGGGCAATGGTATTTAATCCATCATCAGTAGATAGACTTTCTCATGTTATTATAGGAGCCTTTCTTGCCGGAGCGTTTTTAGTACTCTCAGTAAATGCATATTACATTTTAAAAGGAAAATTCCTTGAAATAGCAAAACCAGCTTTTAAAATCGCATTGGTTGTAGCAATGATTTCTTCTTTAGCACAATTATTTACTGGGCATAATTCAGCTGATGGTGTTGCAGAAAATCAACCTGCAAAACTTGCTGCATTTGAAGGTCATTATCCTAAAAGTGAGGTGGCAGATTTATATTTATTCGGTTGGGTAGATCACAAATCTAAAGAAGTTGTAGGCATTAAAATACCAAAAGGTCTAACGTTTCTAATCCATCAGGATTTTACTACCCCAGTCAAAGGTCTCGATGCTTTTCCTGAAGATGAAATTCCTACTCAGGTGAACGCAGTTTTTCAATTTTATCACCTTATGGTAGCTATTGGTATGTTACTAATTGGCTTAAGTTTATTTGCAGGCTTCTTGTGGTGGAGAGGAAAATTATTTCAATTTAGATGGCTTATGTGGGTATTCGTTTGGGCAGTGTTTTTACCCCAGATTGCTAATCAGGTAGGGTGGTTTGCCGCTGAAATGGGAAGACAGCCTTGGGTGGTTTATGGATTATTGAAAACTTCTGATGCCTTATCTCAAGCAGTTACTGCTAATCAGGTTTTATTCTCATTAATTTTATTTTTCTTCGTTTACTTATTGCTCTTTCTATTATTTATATATCTACTTAATAAGAAAATTCAGCACGGACCGTATGATGAGAAAATGGAAGACCAAAGGCCGCATCAAACTGCTAGTGTACCTGATTTCAACTAATCAAATTATCAATCAATCTTAATTTTAATAAGCTAAAAATATGGATACTTTTATCGGACTTGAATATAATATTTGGTGGTTTTTGCTGTTGGGAGCAGTGGTAACGGGTTATGCGATCCTGGATGGTTTTGATATTGGTGTTGGAGCTATTCATCTCTTCTTAGGAAATAGGGAAAATAGAAAAATTGCAATAAATGCAATTGGCCCCGTTTGGGATGGAAATGAAGTTTGGCTTGTAATTACAGGAGGAGTCTTATTTGCAGCTTTTCCTCCTGTTTACGCTACACTTTTTTCAGGTTTATATATCCCGCTGATGTTGTTTTTGGTCATGATTATCTTTAGAGCAGTGTCAATCGAATTCAGAGGGAAAGAACCGATGGTGTGGTGGCAGCAAACTTGGGATATCGCTTTTTCAGTTGCCAGCATTATTATGGCACTTGCTTTAGGTATGGTATTAGGGAATGTACTGCAGGGTCTGCCAATTGATGAAACAGGAGAGTTCACTCATAAAACTGATTTTAATTTTATCAATCCATTTTCTCTATTAACTGGTGTGACCACTTTAGGTTTATTTATGCTTCATGGAGCTCTTTATTTGGGAATGAAAACTGAAGGTAAGCTTTATGACCAATTAGGTTTAATAATAAAAAATAGTACTGTATTTTTTATTTTAGCAGCGTTACTGTTAAGCTTTTACACATTACTATACGTACCCCATTTAACTGATCAAATTAAAGAACAAGAATGGATGTTTTTCTTGCCTGTGGTTCTAGTATTATTAATGGCTAATATTCCTCGTCAGGTAAGCAAAAGGAATTATGGATATGCTTTTATTTCTTCTACTGGAGTGATTTCAGCATTATTAGTAATTGGAGCAGTAGGGCTTTTTCCTTCTATGCTTCATTCTACTATTGACCCTGCTTATAGTTTAACACTTTATAATGCTTCTGCCTCTGAAAAATCATTAGGTATAATGCTTACCATTGCAATGATTGCTGTACCCTTAGTTGCGATATACACAGGCTTTGTTTTCTGGACATTCCGTGGCAAAGTTAAAATTGACGAGCATAGTTATTGATTTTATCTATAACTATATATAGAAAATCGTCTTAATCGATTGTTGGAACACTAATTTTATAGTGTATTTTTGTATAGAATCAAATTTTTTAAACCATAAAGTAATGAAAAGAATAATTCCAATAGTATTATTATTCGTCATGAGCATGTTTACAGCATGTAAAAATGAAGGTGAGAAGACTGCAGAAGCAGATGCTTATTCTGGTGCTACTAAGAAGAGTGAATCTGCAATGAAGGCGAGCCAATTAACTGATTGGTGGCCAAATAGATTAGATTTATCAATTTTAAGGCAAAATTCTGAGTTGTCGGATCCTATGAATAAGGATTTTGATTACAAAGAAGCTTTTCAAAGCTTAGATTACTATGCGTTGAAGCAAGACATTGCTAAAGTACTTAAAGATTCTAAAGATTGGTGGCCTGCAGATTATGGTCATTATGGACCTTTTATGATTCGTATGGCATGGCACAGTGCAGGTACTTACCGAACTGGAGATGGTAGAGGTGGATCAAGATCTGGTCAACAGAGATTTGCTCCTATTAACAGCTGGCCTGATAATGCTAATTTAGATAAGGCAAGAAGATTATTATGGCCTATCAAGCAAAAATATGGTAACAAAATTTCTTGGGCAGATTTAATGATCTTAACAGGTAATGTTGCCCTAGAGGATATGGGATTTGAAACCATCGGGTTTGCTGGTGGTAGAGAAGACGTTTACGAGCCTGAATTAGATGTTTATTGGGGATCTGAAGAGAAATGGTTAAGTGATAAAGAACGTTATTCTGGAGATAGAGAATTGGAAGATCCTCTAGCAGCTGTACAAATGGGGTTAATTTATGTAAACCCAGAAGGACCAAACGGAAATCCTGATCCAGTATTGGCTGCATACGATATCAGACAAACATTTGGAAGAATGGGTATGAATGATGAAGAGACTGTTGCTCTAATTGCAGGAGGTCACACATTAGGAAAAGCCCATGGAGCTGGTCCAGCTGATAATGTGGGTGAAGCACCCGCTGCAGCAGATATGGAGGAGCAAGGTTTCGGATGGAAAAGTTCTTACAAATCAGGTAAAGGTAAAGATGCTATAACTTCAGGTTTAGAAGTAACATGGACTGATACTCCTGCAAAGTGGAGTCATAGCTATTTAACAAGTTTATTTGAAAATGAATGGGAGCTAACTAAGAGCCCGGCAGGCGCTCATCAGTGGGTGGCTAAAGATCCTAAAGTGATGGTGCCCGATGCGCATGACCCAAATAAAAAGCATAAGCCAGCAATGTTTACAACTGACTTATCTTTAAGATATGATTCAGGTTTTGCAAAGATCTCTCGTGAGTTTTTAGAAAACCCTGATTTATTTAATAAAGCGTTTGCTAAAGCTTGGTTTAAATTAACCCATAGAGATATGGGACCTAATTCTACTTATTTAGGACCTGAAGCTCCTGAAGAAGATTTCATCTGGCAAGATCCTGTTCCAGAAGTTAATCATCCTTTAATTAATGCTTCAGATATTGCTAGCTTGAAAAATGATATCCTTAATTCTGGATTAAGTATCAGTGAAATGGTTACTACTGCTTGGGCATCTGCTTCAACTTACAGACATTCAGATAGGAGAGGTGGCGCAAATGGTGCACATATCCAATTAGCACCAATGAAAGATTGGGAAGTTAATAACCCAGAGCAATTACAAAAAGTATTAGGTACTT is drawn from Marivirga arenosa and contains these coding sequences:
- the katG gene encoding catalase/peroxidase HPI, yielding MKRIIPIVLLFVMSMFTACKNEGEKTAEADAYSGATKKSESAMKASQLTDWWPNRLDLSILRQNSELSDPMNKDFDYKEAFQSLDYYALKQDIAKVLKDSKDWWPADYGHYGPFMIRMAWHSAGTYRTGDGRGGSRSGQQRFAPINSWPDNANLDKARRLLWPIKQKYGNKISWADLMILTGNVALEDMGFETIGFAGGREDVYEPELDVYWGSEEKWLSDKERYSGDRELEDPLAAVQMGLIYVNPEGPNGNPDPVLAAYDIRQTFGRMGMNDEETVALIAGGHTLGKAHGAGPADNVGEAPAAADMEEQGFGWKSSYKSGKGKDAITSGLEVTWTDTPAKWSHSYLTSLFENEWELTKSPAGAHQWVAKDPKVMVPDAHDPNKKHKPAMFTTDLSLRYDSGFAKISREFLENPDLFNKAFAKAWFKLTHRDMGPNSTYLGPEAPEEDFIWQDPVPEVNHPLINASDIASLKNDILNSGLSISEMVTTAWASASTYRHSDRRGGANGAHIQLAPMKDWEVNNPEQLQKVLGTLRNIQGEFHKTSGAKKVSMADLIVLAGAAGIEKAAANAGYDVEVPFTPGRMDARQEDVDVASMNLLEPMADGFRNYLKTRYSVSTEELLIDKAQLLRLTPPEMTVLIGGMRTLGANYDGSEHGVFTDDKTKLTNDFFVNLLSMSTEWDATDDTKEQFIGKDRETGEQKYTATRADLVFGSHSELRALAEVYAQSDSKEKFVNDFVASWDKIMKLDRFDLIYQ
- a CDS encoding cytochrome ubiquinol oxidase subunit I, which produces MDTEILARIQFAFTVAFHYIYPPLSIGLGVILIIMEGMYLKTKKELYHKMTRFWVKIFALIFGIGVATGIVMEFEFGTNWATYSRYVGDIFGSALAAEGLFAFALESGFLGVLLFGWNRVSPVVHFISTIGVAFGSMFSAVWIVVANSWQQTPAGFKIVGEGLNQKAEITDFWAMVFNPSSVDRLSHVIIGAFLAGAFLVLSVNAYYILKGKFLEIAKPAFKIALVVAMISSLAQLFTGHNSADGVAENQPAKLAAFEGHYPKSEVADLYLFGWVDHKSKEVVGIKIPKGLTFLIHQDFTTPVKGLDAFPEDEIPTQVNAVFQFYHLMVAIGMLLIGLSLFAGFLWWRGKLFQFRWLMWVFVWAVFLPQIANQVGWFAAEMGRQPWVVYGLLKTSDALSQAVTANQVLFSLILFFFVYLLLFLLFIYLLNKKIQHGPYDEKMEDQRPHQTASVPDFN
- the cydB gene encoding cytochrome d ubiquinol oxidase subunit II; this encodes MDTFIGLEYNIWWFLLLGAVVTGYAILDGFDIGVGAIHLFLGNRENRKIAINAIGPVWDGNEVWLVITGGVLFAAFPPVYATLFSGLYIPLMLFLVMIIFRAVSIEFRGKEPMVWWQQTWDIAFSVASIIMALALGMVLGNVLQGLPIDETGEFTHKTDFNFINPFSLLTGVTTLGLFMLHGALYLGMKTEGKLYDQLGLIIKNSTVFFILAALLLSFYTLLYVPHLTDQIKEQEWMFFLPVVLVLLMANIPRQVSKRNYGYAFISSTGVISALLVIGAVGLFPSMLHSTIDPAYSLTLYNASASEKSLGIMLTIAMIAVPLVAIYTGFVFWTFRGKVKIDEHSY
- a CDS encoding methyltransferase domain-containing protein gives rise to the protein MKEFWNERYAQDTFVYGTEPNEFLRDNLKKMEAGKIILPCDGEGRNAVFAALLGWQVNAFDFSSSAKAKANKLAKEMNVSPHYETADIHEKEYPENSANVVALIYAHFPEELRKLAHQKAIKWLKPGGKIILEAFNPDQINNNSGGPKNVEMLYTKEILKEDFKDLNIELLEITETHLTEGKYHEGKADIIRLIATKP